In Acidianus brierleyi, one genomic interval encodes:
- a CDS encoding GNAT family N-acetyltransferase has translation MEIEINGIKIQLVNSTEKNVNDYLEFVNSLSKDEDNYTLVRYSEVNKNQIIEWSKSWGKQTMMILAYQGDKDTLKVVGNIQLNKGRYFGSERQFHVGEIAYAVDKYFRGKGLIYALFSYLLRSTDVKILTAWVDERNIKSQKILENLGFERLCKINEFMYSLKEKTFVNLIFYSGRTEVARERVEKYLEKFNLKIKY, from the coding sequence GTGGAAATCGAAATTAACGGTATTAAAATTCAGTTAGTAAATTCGACTGAGAAAAACGTTAATGATTATTTAGAATTCGTTAATTCATTATCTAAAGATGAAGATAACTATACCTTAGTAAGATATAGTGAAGTTAATAAAAATCAAATAATTGAATGGTCTAAGAGCTGGGGAAAACAAACAATGATGATTTTAGCTTATCAGGGAGATAAAGATACTCTGAAAGTTGTAGGAAATATTCAATTAAATAAAGGTAGATATTTCGGATCAGAAAGACAATTTCATGTTGGTGAAATAGCTTATGCAGTAGATAAGTATTTCAGAGGAAAGGGTCTAATCTATGCTCTTTTTAGTTACTTACTAAGAAGTACTGATGTAAAGATACTTACGGCATGGGTAGATGAAAGAAATATTAAATCTCAAAAGATTTTGGAGAATTTAGGTTTTGAAAGACTTTGTAAAATTAATGAATTTATGTATTCACTTAAGGAAAAGACATTCGTTAACTTAATTTTTTATTCTGGAAGAACTGAAGTAGCCAGAGAACGTGTTGAAAAATATTTGGAAAAATTTAACTTAAAAATTAAATATTAG